The Orenia marismortui DSM 5156 DNA segment AGACCATCTTCTTGGTATTTCGAATATAGTTTTTGTAAATCTTCATATTGGGGAGTAAATCCACACTTGCTAGCAGTATTAGCTATAATAAGTACTTTACCTTCGTATTCTTTCATACTAACCTCGTTACCAGCTACAGTTTCAACTTTAAAATCATAAATAGACATCTGACCATCTCCTTAAATTTTTACTTCTATATCAAATTATCAACCAAATTATACAACTTATCCTTTAATAAGCTAACATCTTCCTCTTTTAAACCACTTTTGCAAAAAGCTTTTCGAGGTACTTCATAAGCCCCATCTTTTAAAGATATTCCTTCTGTTGTTAATGATATAATTAAAACTCTCTCATCTTCTTTACTTCTACTTCTTAAAATAAAATTCTTCTTCTCCAACTTCTTTAATACAGGTGTTAAGGTACCTGAATCTAAATATAACTTCTCTCCAATGTCCTTCACAGGAATATTGTCTTCTTCCCACAAAACTAACATTACTATATACTGTGTATAGGTTAAATTTAATTTTTTAAGATAAGGCTTATAAATCTTAATAATTTCCTTAGAGGCAAGGTATATAGGAAAACACAACTGATTCTCAAGCTTCAATAAATCTTCTTCAGTAATTTTTATCTCCTCCTTTTAATTTTAAACAATTATATTTTGCGCAATTCAATTGTGCGCAATCTAATTATAACAAATTACTATTTTTATTTCAAATTATTTATTACTTGCCAGCTTTTATTATCTCAATAATAACCAATACCTACTCAATATAAAAAGAGGGGCTATCAATTTGATAGCCCCTCTTTTTATATCTAAGGTTAATACCTCTTATATGGATTTTTAGCTCGTGGTTTATCAATAATTTCTTTAAATATGATCCCTCTTAAAATATCTTCTTCCATCTTCTCTCGATTAATAAAAGCTTCTTCCTCATCCTCAGTGTTACTCTTGATTTTTATTTTGTTATTATTATTTATATTATTATTTATACTATTATTTTTCTTTCTATTTTGTAGTTGTATATCAGAATTATTATCTAAAGTTCTTTCTAATGACTTCTTCTGTGGGGATTCTATATTTTTAGATTTGCTATACTCCATACTATTATTTTGAGGATATTTTTTATCTTGTGAATTAACATCTTCATTATCTTCTTTTTTTATAACAAATTTCAATACTATAAACCCTATCCAAAATAAGAATGGTAGAAAATTTTCTATAAAATCCACCTAATCATCTCCTACTATTTATCTTTTTTATTAGATTTAGCAGGACTATTTCCATTTCCTAGATCAGAAATATTTTCCCTCATTTGAGTATCTGCTTTAATATTCTGCATATTCATATAATCCATAACACCCATCTTACCTGTTCTTAATGCTTCTGCCATAGCTTTAGGAACTTCAGCTTCAGACTCAACAACCTTAGCTCTCATCTCTTGTACTCTAGCTTTCATTTCCTGCTCTTCTGCTACAGCCATAGCTCTTCGTTCTTCTGCCTTCGCCTGAGCAATCTCTTTATCTGCTTCAGCTTGATCAGTCTGTAGTTGTGCACCAATATTCTTTCCAACATCAACATCAGCAATATCAATAGATAAGATTTCAAAAGCTGTACCAGAATCAAGTCCCTTATCTAATACAGTTTCAGAGATAGAATCTGGATTCTCTAATACCTTAGTATGGGCTTTTGCAGAACCAACAGTAGTTACTATTCCTTCACCAACTCTAGCTAAAACTGTCTCTTCTCCAGCTCCACCCACTAAACGTTCAATATTAGCTCTTACAGTTACTCTAGCTGTAGCCATTACCTGAATACCATCCATAGCCACTGCAGTTACTACTGGAGTTTGAATCACCTTAGGATTAACACTCATCTGTA contains these protein-coding regions:
- the floA gene encoding flotillin-like protein FloA (flotillin-like protein involved in membrane lipid rafts); protein product: MIILSGPFAILVIVFGFLFLSLFFYFIPVGLWISAIAAGVKINLLNLIGMRLRRVIPTAIIGPMIKSHKAGLQLKTDQLEAHYLAGGNVDRVVDALIAAQRAEIDLTFERAAAIDLAGRDVLEAVQMSVNPKVIQTPVVTAVAMDGIQVMATARVTVRANIERLVGGAGEETVLARVGEGIVTTVGSAKAHTKVLENPDSISETVLDKGLDSGTAFEILSIDIADVDVGKNIGAQLQTDQAEADKEIAQAKAEERRAMAVAEEQEMKARVQEMRAKVVESEAEVPKAMAEALRTGKMGVMDYMNMQNIKADTQMRENISDLGNGNSPAKSNKKDK
- a CDS encoding MarR family winged helix-turn-helix transcriptional regulator; its protein translation is MTEEDLLKLENQLCFPIYLASKEIIKIYKPYLKKLNLTYTQYIVMLVLWEEDNIPVKDIGEKLYLDSGTLTPVLKKLEKKNFILRSRSKEDERVLIISLTTEGISLKDGAYEVPRKAFCKSGLKEEDVSLLKDKLYNLVDNLI